A region of Moorena producens PAL-8-15-08-1 DNA encodes the following proteins:
- a CDS encoding acyl carrier protein has protein sequence MSKEQVLKIIKKYTREIAPELEDSPLEPTDSLKNLGIDSVNRAEIIMMVMEDLSLTIPRIELAGAKNIGELADLFAAKL, from the coding sequence ATGAGCAAAGAACAAGTACTAAAAATAATTAAAAAATACACTCGTGAAATAGCACCAGAATTAGAAGATTCTCCCCTAGAACCTACTGATAGCTTAAAAAATTTAGGTATCGATTCAGTTAATCGGGCAGAAATTATCATGATGGTGATGGAAGACCTATCCTTGACTATTCCCCGTATTGAACTGGCTGGAGCTAAAAATATTGGAGAACTTGCTGATTTATTTGCAGCAAAATTGTAA
- a CDS encoding hydroxymethylglutaryl-CoA synthase family protein yields MPSAIALLLAASIQLYYWARSKAMQQVGIEALSVYGGAAQLELRKLAQARQLDISRFDNLMMKEKAVSLPYEDPVSYAVNAAKPIIDRLSDADKQRIEMVITCSESGIDFGKSMSTYIQEYLGLSRNCRMFELKQACYSGTAGLQMAINLILSQTFPGAKALVIATDISRFLVAEGGEALNYDWSFAEPSSGAGAVALLVSDTPYIFQVDVGCNGYYGYEVMDTCRPNPDSEAGDADLSLLSYLDCCENAYRHYQNRVEGVDYQESFDYLSFHTPFGGMVKGAHRNMMRRLKRAKPAEIEADFQRRVMPGLVYCQQVGNIMGATLFLSLASTIDNGDFSTPRRIGMFSYGSGCCSEFYSGVVTPEGKQIQAQQGISAQLADRYSLSMEEYEQLLYHSSAVAFGTRNVTLDYQLFPGVWKKIAGKGRLVLKAIKEFHRKYEWV; encoded by the coding sequence ATGCCATCAGCAATAGCTTTGCTTTTGGCGGCATCAATACAGCTCTATTACTGGGCAAGGAGTAAAGCTATGCAACAAGTTGGCATTGAAGCCCTAAGTGTATATGGAGGTGCAGCCCAATTAGAGCTGCGCAAGTTGGCACAAGCGCGTCAGTTGGATATCTCCCGCTTTGACAATCTAATGATGAAAGAGAAAGCGGTTTCTCTGCCCTATGAAGATCCCGTTTCCTATGCGGTTAATGCCGCCAAGCCCATCATCGATCGCTTGAGTGATGCTGACAAGCAGCGCATAGAAATGGTGATTACCTGCAGTGAGTCAGGCATTGACTTTGGCAAATCGATGAGCACCTATATCCAAGAGTATTTGGGCTTAAGTCGTAACTGCCGCATGTTTGAACTCAAGCAAGCTTGCTACTCAGGAACAGCAGGCTTGCAGATGGCAATCAACTTGATTTTGTCCCAAACCTTTCCTGGAGCCAAAGCCTTAGTTATCGCCACTGATATATCTCGGTTTCTCGTTGCCGAGGGAGGAGAAGCTCTCAATTACGATTGGTCTTTTGCTGAACCCAGTAGTGGTGCTGGAGCAGTGGCTCTTTTAGTCAGTGATACTCCCTACATTTTTCAAGTTGATGTGGGCTGTAACGGTTACTATGGTTATGAAGTCATGGATACCTGTAGACCTAATCCCGATTCCGAAGCAGGAGATGCCGACTTATCCTTACTTTCTTACCTAGACTGTTGCGAAAATGCCTACCGACATTATCAAAACCGAGTAGAAGGGGTAGACTACCAAGAAAGTTTTGATTATTTGAGTTTTCATACCCCTTTTGGTGGTATGGTTAAAGGCGCTCATAGAAATATGATGCGTAGGTTGAAAAGAGCTAAACCTGCAGAGATTGAAGCGGACTTCCAAAGAAGGGTAATGCCGGGATTAGTCTACTGCCAACAGGTAGGCAATATTATGGGAGCAACTTTGTTTTTATCCTTAGCCAGTACCATCGACAATGGAGACTTCAGTACCCCTCGCAGAATTGGGATGTTTTCCTATGGCTCTGGTTGTTGTTCCGAATTTTATAGTGGGGTTGTGACTCCAGAAGGGAAGCAAATTCAAGCTCAACAAGGTATATCAGCCCAGTTAGCAGACCGCTATTCTTTAAGTATGGAAGAATATGAGCAGTTACTCTATCATAGTAGTGCAGTTGCCTTTGGCACTAGAAATGTCACCTTGGACTATCAACTGTTCCCCGGAGTCTGGAAAAAAATAGCAGGCAAGGGTCGATTAGTCTTAAAAGCAATCAAGGAATTCCACCGAAAATACGAGTGGGTATAG
- a CDS encoding beta-ketoacyl synthase N-terminal-like domain-containing protein produces the protein MNDIKITGMGIVTPIAQEVESFREALFTGKTQFGYLQRPGRESPSKKFIGAELPELDVRTLFPQHRGLLRSATWSGQVAMFAVAQAWEDAKLTSAPVKPERIGLVIGGSNLQQRHQQQTWQRYQSRPEFIRPTYGLTVWDTDILGLLSQCFPIQGEGYTVGGASASGAVAIIHGSRQILTGVTDISIVVGSLFDICAYECQGLMNLGAMGSERFADSPELACRPFDHNHDGFIYGEGCGVIVLEKADSAQQRGVLSQGKLLGWGLNLAGNRSPEPSQKAEAQAMSAALAMADLKPEQIDYVNTHGTSSPIGDNTEVSALKSTGVDHCLLNSTKSLTGHCLTAAGAIEAIATLLQMNSSFCHPTHNLVDPIDDNLNWVKETAVQGEINYAISNSFAFGGINTALLLGKE, from the coding sequence ATGAATGACATCAAGATAACTGGTATGGGCATTGTCACTCCCATTGCCCAAGAAGTTGAATCTTTCCGGGAAGCCCTATTCACCGGTAAAACTCAATTTGGTTATCTGCAAAGACCAGGAAGGGAAAGCCCTAGTAAAAAATTTATTGGTGCAGAACTACCAGAGCTTGATGTCAGAACCCTATTTCCTCAACATAGGGGATTGTTACGCAGTGCAACCTGGAGTGGACAAGTTGCTATGTTCGCTGTTGCCCAGGCTTGGGAAGATGCTAAACTAACCTCTGCCCCAGTCAAGCCAGAACGTATTGGTCTAGTAATCGGTGGCTCCAATCTGCAACAACGCCATCAGCAACAAACTTGGCAACGTTATCAATCACGTCCAGAATTTATCCGACCAACTTATGGACTGACAGTTTGGGATACAGATATCTTGGGTTTACTTTCCCAGTGCTTTCCAATTCAAGGAGAAGGTTATACCGTAGGTGGAGCATCTGCTAGTGGTGCAGTCGCTATCATTCATGGATCTCGCCAAATTTTAACGGGGGTGACTGATATTAGTATTGTCGTTGGTAGTCTCTTTGATATCTGTGCCTATGAATGTCAGGGACTAATGAATTTGGGAGCTATGGGTAGCGAACGTTTTGCTGATAGTCCAGAGCTTGCCTGTAGACCATTTGACCATAACCATGACGGTTTTATTTATGGGGAAGGTTGTGGAGTTATAGTCTTAGAAAAAGCTGACAGCGCTCAACAAAGAGGAGTACTTTCTCAAGGAAAACTCCTGGGTTGGGGCTTAAATTTAGCTGGCAATCGTAGCCCTGAACCATCCCAAAAAGCAGAAGCACAAGCCATGAGTGCAGCTTTAGCTATGGCAGACTTAAAACCAGAGCAAATCGATTATGTCAATACTCATGGTACCAGTTCCCCTATTGGTGACAATACGGAAGTATCTGCTCTGAAATCCACAGGAGTTGACCATTGTCTCCTTAATTCAACTAAATCTTTGACTGGTCACTGTTTAACTGCCGCTGGAGCTATCGAAGCGATCGCTACTTTATTACAAATGAACTCTAGTTTTTGTCATCCAACCCACAATTTGGTTGACCCCATTGATGATAACCTAAATTGGGTCAAAGAAACTGCTGTTCAAGGGGAAATTAACTATGCCATCAGCAATAGCTTTGCTTTTGGCGGCATCAATACAGCTCTATTACTGGGCAAGGAGTAA
- a CDS encoding enoyl-CoA hydratase/isomerase — protein MYYKTLKINHQPAVQRIQLYRPEANNSINDQLTQELLSALQAVEGEETVKVVILEGLPDVFCTGMDFQAIANGELVDTKISAHGYYNILKQMSQSSKVILSLVRGKVQAGGVGFVAASDLVIADETVTFVLSELLFGLLPACVLPFLIRRVGFQKAYRLSLTTQPISGSEAYNWGLVDEYGSNPNKLISQYIRRLRYLPLSGVKALKDYMNKLWIIQAETQNLAANKSASLLGDPTIQAKIKQFAKEGVYPWQN, from the coding sequence ATGTATTACAAAACCCTAAAAATAAATCATCAACCGGCTGTACAAAGAATTCAGCTCTATCGTCCAGAAGCCAACAATAGCATCAACGATCAGCTGACTCAGGAATTGTTATCAGCCCTACAAGCTGTTGAAGGCGAAGAAACCGTTAAAGTAGTGATTCTTGAAGGACTACCGGATGTCTTTTGTACCGGAATGGATTTTCAAGCAATAGCCAATGGCGAGCTGGTGGATACCAAAATCAGTGCTCACGGCTACTACAACATCCTCAAACAGATGTCCCAAAGTAGCAAGGTAATTTTGTCCCTTGTCCGTGGTAAAGTTCAAGCAGGAGGAGTGGGTTTTGTTGCTGCAAGTGATCTGGTCATTGCTGATGAAACAGTAACCTTTGTGTTATCAGAACTATTATTTGGTTTATTACCCGCTTGCGTTTTGCCCTTTCTGATTCGTCGAGTGGGATTTCAAAAAGCTTACCGCTTATCCCTCACAACTCAACCAATCTCTGGCTCAGAAGCCTATAACTGGGGCTTAGTCGATGAATATGGCAGCAACCCTAATAAGTTGATTAGTCAATATATTCGCCGTTTAAGATATTTACCCTTATCTGGGGTTAAGGCATTAAAAGACTATATGAATAAGTTATGGATAATTCAAGCCGAGACTCAGAATCTAGCCGCCAACAAGTCTGCCAGCCTCTTAGGTGACCCAACGATTCAAGCAAAAATCAAACAATTCGCTAAAGAGGGGGTATACCCATGGCAGAACTGA
- a CDS encoding type I polyketide synthase, giving the protein MLELINRYEHGFVSIPVILACREKGLFELVKQKRMTHQQIAKAMGANTGHLQVALRMMQSLGWLSKNEADEYSLKDNCQAYLSIPEEILYLYKLPIESYLLGKEKPGIIKNWIELSQQQWNINDRTIADLLDGVLIIPIMLGLHKHNLLGVDEDKPLFYNVTPHIREELSRLFIAKGWADKNFIKVQKDSQKSNKKNNYICLNDIGKCLAQRTIIKSISLKCFENNYYNLRHPKIEDLRDLIALETLCWSENLQVDNEEIYRRIFQIPQGQFILELEDKIVGAIYSQRIDNPQLLDNKTCTQVPLLHTESGVVVQLLAVNILPELQNQGLGDRLLEFMLQYCAQISGVEKVVAVTLCRNYPDYSPMPMAEYIHQKNESGLLVDPLLRFHQIHGAKIEKLLPGYRPKDWENQTCGVLVSYDIQHRQRFEGATVEKNRQTKVKLTEDIDEVVASCVRKVMHQKQSFDAQRALMEMGIESLELLELRYLLQKKLGVEIDPNLFFKYGTAAAIASYFKGETTERSGEVSEVLPKPEAIKTDSGFSTAQLENGVAIIGMACRFPGDADSPQQYWSLLHDGIDGITEVPPTRWDIEQYYHPEKNQPGKIANRYGGFLTEVDKFEPDFFRISAREALYMDPQQRLLLEEHWKALEDAGINPESLSGTETGIFVGIAFHDYERLQDKYYQEQDLNIYFATGSSTAIGAGRLSYFFQLNGPSITVDTACSSSLSAVHLACQSIRNGECQLALASGVNLLLSPELSISFSQAGMLSPDGRCKTFDAAANGYVRSEGCGVVVLKSLKQAIADNDRILAVVRGTAINQDGASNGLTAPNQSAQEAVLKRALSVAGVSANQISYVEAHGTGTSLGDPVEIKAIEAIYGKERSSDRPLMIGSVKTNIGHTEAAAGIAGLIKVVLSLQNQYIPPHLHWKQLNPYISLAEIPGVIPTEGKVWEQYEGNETRVAAVSSFGFSGTNAHIIVEEAEGRRQKAGGRRQEAGGRRQEAEPTPNPSQEGKRRQEQPYLFTVSAKKEQALSELVSSYQHHLETNPELELADVCYTANSGRADFNHRLAIIATNPKQLTKKLGQYQAGEEESGVFSGQLSHSRSPAKVAFLFTGQGSQYVEMGRQLYQTQPVFRQVLDQCDQLLRPYLEHPLLEVLYPQDTPNSNSSLLDQTAYTQPTLFSLEYALCKLWESWGIKPQVVMGHSVGEYVAATVAGVLSLEDGLKLIALRGKLMQQLPSGGEMVSVMASESQVKDAIASHTNQVTIAAINGTESVVISGEAGAIEAIVKKLESESIKTKQLQVSHAFHSPLMTPMLAEFAAVAKQITYHQPKIPIISNVTGTIADKSIATADYWVEHVVKPVRFVAGIKTLAEQDIGIFLEIGPKPVLLGMGRECLIGSKKIWLPSLRPGKPDWLQMLQSLGQLYVQGVKIDWLGFYQDSAPQKVVLPTYPWQRKRYWISDLQQYKHSRRGDAGTRRRGDAETRRCGEPNLTSPQEILTKEKPRLQQPKQRLSNPALLSFPKTTVTKQQPAKRELAQLRVPLTQAEPAQLTQQYLEAKNISQTVGNALNQDILINQGPTKEPKTMNREQIEQLKQEYEEKGYCQVKKLFDFSGIKTIEETLEKAKQESQISKEKVTLKLGGIDDIDTNDHAYDLVKYDFVSSFIQEKLALLNYITGKNLMIMHNALFSVEPNHKGLPWHVGVGSFSFTKTEDFGASIWIPLDKITKEHRGGMQYVSTKIFPGQFYYSVFDLHLKNNIKWDESQGDLNEYVANANTIYNKITEDVIDYTIKDGYEEDEYDLGDAFFFNKYVLHQSVPLKPGLHKLRRAFVIRLVDYDTRVDEERLGLFSKYSQLHSRYYKTLPRYNKDSVLVMVSRAVQKGLKSPYLRDIPHVQQTLAARMAAGAISFEETPSISSAPQTQQPLKTLQPLRTPQVNQVNLSEIKQVLKQQLAEALYTEESEIAEDQKFVDLGLDSIVGVEWTTTINQTYNLNLKATKLYDYPTLLELSGYIAQILSSQGTKPISSSSQTQQPLKTLQPLPTPQVNQVNLSEIKQVLKQQLAEALYTEESEIAEDQKFVDLGLDSIVGVEWTTTINQTYNLNLKATKLYDYPTLLELAAYIAQTLASQGTKPISSSSQTQQSLKTLQPLPTPQVNQVNLSEIKQVLKQQLAEALYTEESEIAEDQKFVDLGLDSIVGVEWTTTINQTYNLNLKATKLYDYPTLLELSGYIAQILSSQGTKPQVSQQPLKTLQPLPQPQVNLSEIKQVLKQQLAEALYTEESEIAEDQKFVDLGLDSIVGVEWTTTINQTYNLNLKATKLYDYPTLLELAPYISQEIAATGGSKLFQGKGNGGHPQEFLPNNGSPVNSSEEMDPKLRLRAILNKVAKKELTIQEANKLVQQIKKQVTV; this is encoded by the coding sequence ATGCTAGAGTTAATTAATCGTTACGAACACGGCTTTGTTTCTATTCCTGTCATCTTAGCCTGTAGAGAAAAAGGATTATTTGAGTTAGTAAAACAAAAAAGAATGACCCACCAGCAAATAGCTAAAGCTATGGGGGCAAATACAGGTCATCTGCAAGTAGCCTTAAGAATGATGCAATCCCTAGGTTGGCTATCCAAAAATGAAGCTGATGAATACTCCCTCAAAGACAATTGTCAAGCTTACTTGTCCATTCCTGAAGAAATATTATATTTATACAAATTACCCATAGAATCCTATTTACTAGGAAAGGAAAAGCCTGGTATTATTAAAAATTGGATAGAGCTTTCTCAACAACAGTGGAATATTAATGATAGAACAATTGCCGATTTATTAGATGGGGTCTTAATAATACCAATTATGCTAGGGCTTCACAAGCATAATTTATTAGGAGTAGATGAAGACAAGCCTTTATTCTATAATGTGACTCCTCATATACGAGAAGAATTATCAAGATTGTTTATTGCTAAAGGATGGGCTGATAAAAATTTTATAAAAGTCCAAAAAGACAGCCAAAAATCGAATAAAAAAAATAATTATATATGCTTGAATGATATTGGTAAATGCTTAGCGCAAAGGACAATAATTAAAAGTATTAGTTTAAAATGTTTTGAAAATAATTATTACAATTTGCGCCATCCTAAAATTGAGGATTTACGTGATTTAATAGCACTAGAGACATTGTGTTGGTCAGAAAATCTCCAAGTTGACAATGAAGAAATTTATAGACGAATTTTTCAAATTCCACAAGGTCAGTTTATTTTAGAGCTTGAGGATAAGATTGTTGGAGCTATCTATTCCCAAAGAATTGATAACCCTCAACTTTTGGATAATAAAACTTGTACACAAGTCCCTTTATTACATACTGAATCAGGAGTAGTGGTACAATTATTGGCAGTAAATATCTTGCCAGAGTTGCAAAATCAGGGATTGGGAGATCGACTGCTGGAATTTATGCTTCAGTATTGTGCCCAGATAAGTGGTGTCGAAAAAGTTGTGGCAGTAACTCTTTGTCGCAATTATCCAGACTATTCCCCTATGCCCATGGCAGAATATATCCACCAGAAAAATGAGTCAGGGTTACTAGTGGATCCGCTGTTGCGATTTCACCAGATTCATGGGGCTAAAATTGAGAAACTGCTTCCTGGTTACCGCCCTAAAGATTGGGAAAACCAGACTTGTGGAGTTCTCGTATCTTACGATATTCAACATCGTCAACGTTTTGAGGGTGCGACAGTTGAAAAAAATCGGCAGACTAAGGTAAAACTGACAGAAGATATAGATGAAGTTGTGGCTAGCTGTGTGCGTAAAGTTATGCACCAGAAACAGTCTTTTGATGCCCAGCGAGCACTGATGGAGATGGGCATCGAATCTTTGGAGTTGCTGGAACTGAGATACTTGTTGCAGAAGAAGCTGGGAGTGGAAATAGATCCTAATTTATTTTTTAAGTATGGAACTGCTGCCGCGATCGCTAGTTATTTTAAAGGGGAGACAACAGAGAGAAGCGGGGAAGTTTCTGAGGTACTACCAAAGCCAGAGGCAATAAAAACTGATTCCGGTTTTTCAACGGCTCAATTAGAAAATGGAGTAGCAATTATTGGTATGGCTTGTCGGTTTCCTGGAGATGCCGATAGCCCTCAACAATATTGGTCATTGCTCCATGATGGTATTGATGGGATTACGGAAGTACCTCCAACTCGTTGGGATATTGAGCAATATTACCATCCTGAGAAAAATCAGCCAGGAAAAATAGCTAATCGTTATGGGGGATTCCTAACTGAAGTTGACAAATTTGAGCCGGATTTTTTCCGCATTTCGGCTCGTGAAGCTCTCTACATGGATCCACAACAGCGTCTGCTGCTGGAAGAACATTGGAAGGCACTAGAAGATGCTGGCATTAATCCGGAATCTCTGTCGGGCACAGAAACGGGTATATTTGTGGGTATCGCTTTTCACGATTACGAACGCTTACAGGACAAATATTATCAAGAGCAAGATTTAAATATCTATTTTGCTACAGGTAGTTCTACTGCTATCGGTGCAGGAAGATTATCCTACTTTTTCCAATTAAATGGACCATCAATTACTGTAGATACTGCTTGTTCTTCATCTCTGAGTGCGGTTCATTTAGCTTGTCAAAGTATACGCAATGGTGAATGTCAATTGGCTTTGGCATCAGGGGTGAATTTGTTGTTGTCTCCAGAGTTGAGTATCAGTTTCTCTCAAGCTGGGATGTTATCACCAGATGGACGCTGTAAGACTTTTGATGCTGCTGCCAATGGGTATGTGCGGAGTGAAGGTTGTGGGGTTGTCGTTCTCAAGTCCTTGAAACAAGCGATCGCAGACAATGATCGAATTTTAGCAGTAGTTAGGGGTACAGCAATTAACCAAGATGGTGCCAGCAATGGTTTGACTGCCCCCAATCAATCGGCTCAAGAAGCGGTGCTCAAAAGAGCGTTGTCGGTAGCAGGAGTGTCGGCTAACCAGATATCTTATGTGGAAGCTCATGGTACCGGTACTTCTTTGGGAGATCCGGTGGAGATTAAGGCAATAGAAGCAATCTATGGCAAGGAACGTAGTTCAGATCGACCCTTGATGATTGGTTCAGTCAAAACCAATATTGGTCATACGGAAGCAGCTGCGGGTATTGCAGGATTAATTAAGGTAGTATTATCGCTGCAAAATCAGTATATTCCACCTCACTTGCATTGGAAACAGTTGAATCCTTATATAAGTTTGGCAGAAATTCCTGGGGTGATTCCTACCGAGGGTAAGGTATGGGAACAGTATGAGGGAAATGAGACTCGTGTTGCAGCGGTAAGTTCTTTTGGTTTTAGTGGTACTAATGCTCACATTATTGTTGAGGAGGCAGAAGGCAGGAGGCAGAAGGCAGGAGGCAGAAGGCAGGAGGCAGGGGGCAGAAGGCAGGAGGCAGAACCCACCCCTAACCCCTCCCAGGAGGGGAAACGGAGGCAGGAGCAACCTTATTTGTTCACTGTGTCTGCTAAGAAAGAGCAAGCGCTCTCGGAGTTAGTCAGTAGTTATCAGCATCATCTCGAAACTAATCCCGAATTAGAACTAGCGGATGTATGTTACACCGCAAACAGTGGACGAGCTGACTTTAACCATCGCCTAGCAATAATTGCCACTAACCCAAAACAATTAACCAAAAAACTTGGGCAATACCAAGCAGGGGAAGAAGAGAGTGGGGTATTCTCAGGACAACTATCCCATAGTAGAAGTCCAGCCAAAGTAGCATTTCTGTTTACTGGTCAAGGTTCCCAGTATGTGGAGATGGGAAGACAACTGTATCAAACTCAGCCTGTCTTCCGTCAAGTTTTAGACCAATGTGATCAACTCCTACGGCCCTATCTGGAACATCCGTTATTAGAAGTCCTCTATCCTCAAGATACACCAAACTCAAACTCCTCTTTACTAGACCAAACGGCCTATACCCAACCAACATTGTTTTCCCTAGAGTATGCTTTGTGCAAATTGTGGGAATCTTGGGGTATTAAGCCTCAGGTGGTGATGGGTCACAGTGTGGGAGAATATGTTGCAGCAACTGTAGCTGGAGTCTTGAGTTTAGAGGATGGCTTAAAATTAATTGCCCTGCGGGGAAAATTAATGCAGCAGTTGCCTTCTGGTGGAGAGATGGTTTCTGTCATGGCATCCGAATCTCAGGTAAAAGATGCCATAGCTAGTCATACCAACCAAGTGACAATTGCTGCAATTAATGGAACCGAAAGTGTGGTAATTTCTGGGGAAGCGGGAGCGATTGAAGCTATTGTCAAAAAACTAGAATCAGAATCGATTAAGACGAAACAGCTGCAGGTATCCCATGCTTTTCATTCCCCTTTAATGACACCAATGTTGGCAGAGTTTGCCGCAGTAGCTAAGCAAATCACCTACCATCAACCAAAGATACCAATAATATCCAATGTCACAGGAACCATCGCCGACAAGAGTATTGCTACCGCTGACTATTGGGTAGAGCATGTCGTTAAACCGGTAAGGTTTGTCGCAGGCATCAAGACTTTAGCAGAACAAGATATTGGTATCTTCTTAGAAATTGGTCCGAAACCAGTTCTACTAGGCATGGGCAGGGAATGCCTCATCGGAAGCAAAAAAATCTGGTTGCCAAGTTTGCGTCCTGGTAAGCCAGACTGGTTACAAATGCTGCAAAGTTTGGGGCAGTTATATGTACAGGGAGTTAAGATTGACTGGTTAGGATTTTACCAAGATTCTGCTCCCCAAAAGGTAGTATTACCAACCTATCCCTGGCAAAGGAAAAGATATTGGATCAGTGATCTGCAACAGTACAAACATAGCAGACGCGGGGACGCGGGAACGCGGAGACGCGGAGATGCAGAGACACGGAGATGCGGAGAACCAAATTTAACCTCACCCCAGGAAATACTAACGAAGGAAAAGCCAAGACTACAGCAACCAAAACAGAGATTATCCAACCCAGCGCTACTGTCTTTCCCCAAAACTACAGTAACTAAACAACAACCAGCCAAAAGAGAGTTGGCTCAATTAAGAGTGCCACTGACTCAGGCAGAACCTGCTCAACTAACTCAGCAATATCTTGAAGCGAAAAATATTAGCCAAACAGTAGGCAACGCCTTAAATCAAGATATTTTGATTAACCAAGGACCAACTAAGGAGCCAAAAACTATGAACCGGGAACAAATTGAACAACTCAAACAAGAGTATGAAGAGAAGGGATACTGTCAAGTCAAAAAACTATTTGACTTTTCTGGGATAAAAACTATCGAAGAAACCTTGGAGAAGGCTAAACAGGAAAGCCAGATATCCAAGGAAAAAGTAACCTTGAAATTGGGAGGGATTGATGATATTGATACCAATGATCATGCTTATGACTTGGTGAAATACGATTTTGTTTCTTCCTTTATCCAAGAGAAGCTGGCTCTGCTGAATTACATCACCGGCAAAAACTTGATGATCATGCACAATGCCCTGTTTTCGGTGGAACCAAACCATAAAGGCTTGCCTTGGCATGTAGGAGTCGGTTCGTTTTCCTTTACCAAAACCGAAGACTTTGGTGCTTCCATCTGGATCCCCTTGGATAAAATAACTAAAGAACATCGAGGTGGGATGCAATATGTATCTACCAAGATTTTTCCAGGACAGTTCTATTACAGTGTTTTTGACTTACATTTAAAAAATAATATTAAGTGGGATGAATCCCAAGGAGACTTGAATGAATATGTGGCTAACGCCAACACTATTTATAATAAAATTACCGAAGATGTAATCGATTATACTATTAAAGATGGTTATGAAGAAGACGAGTATGACCTTGGGGATGCCTTTTTCTTCAATAAATACGTCTTACATCAATCGGTTCCCCTAAAACCTGGCTTACATAAGTTACGTCGTGCTTTTGTGATTCGACTAGTAGATTATGACACGCGGGTGGATGAGGAAAGGTTGGGTTTATTCTCAAAATACTCTCAATTGCACTCAAGATATTACAAAACCCTACCTCGTTATAACAAAGATAGTGTGCTAGTGATGGTCTCCCGTGCCGTCCAGAAAGGTTTAAAATCTCCCTACTTACGAGACATTCCTCATGTGCAACAAACCTTAGCAGCAAGGATGGCAGCTGGAGCTATCAGTTTTGAGGAAACACCAAGCATCTCTTCGGCTCCTCAAACTCAGCAACCTTTGAAAACCTTACAACCGCTGCGGACACCCCAGGTAAACCAGGTAAACTTATCAGAAATCAAGCAGGTTCTCAAACAGCAGTTAGCCGAAGCACTCTATACAGAAGAGAGTGAAATTGCCGAAGACCAAAAATTTGTTGATTTAGGCTTAGACTCCATCGTTGGGGTAGAATGGACAACTACGATTAATCAGACCTATAACTTAAACCTCAAAGCCACCAAGTTGTATGATTATCCTACTTTATTAGAGTTGTCTGGATATATCGCCCAAATCTTATCAAGTCAGGGTACAAAACCGATAAGCTCCAGTTCTCAAACTCAGCAACCTTTGAAAACCTTACAACCACTGCCGACACCCCAGGTAAACCAGGTAAACCTATCAGAAATCAAGCAGGTTCTCAAACAGCAGTTAGCCGAAGCACTCTATACAGAAGAGAGTGAAATTGCCGAAGACCAGAAATTTGTTGATTTAGGCTTAGACTCCATCGTTGGAGTGGAATGGACAACCACGATTAATCAAACCTACAACTTAAACCTCAAAGCCACCAAGTTGTATGATTATCCTACTTTATTAGAGCTAGCAGCATATATTGCCCAAACCTTGGCAAGTCAGGGTACAAAACCGATAAGCTCCAGTTCTCAAACTCAGCAATCTTTAAAAACTCTACAACCACTGCCGACACCCCAGGTAAACCAGGTAAACTTATCAGAAATCAAGCAGGTTCTCAAACAGCAGTTAGCCGAAGCACTCTATACAGAAGAGAGTGAAATTGCCGAAGACCAAAAATTTGTTGATTTAGGCTTAGACTCCATCGTTGGGGTAGAATGGACAACTACGATTAATCAGACCTATAACTTAAACCTCAAAGCCACCAAGTTGTATGATTATCCTACTTTATTAGAGTTGTCTGGATATATCGCCCAAATCTTATCAAGTCAGGGTACAAAACCCCAGGTTAGTCAGCAGCCTTTGAAAACCCTACAACCATTGCCTCAACCCCAGGTAAACCTATCAGAAATCAAGCAGGTTCTCAAACAGCAGTTAGCCGAAGCACTCTATACAGAAGAGAGTGAAATTGCCGAAGACCAGAAATTTGTTGATTTAGGCTTAGACTCCATCGTTGGGGTGGAATGGACAACCACGATTAATCAAACCTACAACTTAAACCTCAAAGCCACCAAGTTGTATGATTATCCTACTTTATTAGAGCTGGCACCATATATTTCCCAGGAAATTGCTGCTACTGGTGGTAGCAAATTATTCCAAGGTAAGGGCAATGGAGGTCATCCCCAAGAATTTTTGCCAAATAACGGTTCACCTGTAAATTCATCAGAGGAGATGGATCCAAAATTGCGCTTACGTGCGATTCTTAATAAAGTAGCTAAGAAGGAGTTGACTATCCAGGAAGCAAACAAACTGGTTCAACAGATTAAAAAACAGGTTACAGTTTAG